The Agrobacterium cucumeris genome has a segment encoding these proteins:
- a CDS encoding mannonate dehydratase yields the protein MKIGLGLYREQLTPDNYQFAQQAGATHVVAHLTNYFAGKDPKIDSGDTGGWGDCSGDRLWSYEELSALVKDVRAGGLEIAAIENFSPRFWHDVLLDGPERAQQIEGLKQLIRDAGRAGIPCIGYNFSLAGVYGWTRGPYARGGAESVGFGVENSIAPSPDAPIPDGMVWNMRYRRAVADAASVSVSSAELWDRLGRFLKEIVPVAEEAGVVLGAHPDDPPAEELRGTARLVNRPEKYDRLMAIVDSPSNGLELCLGSLQEMPGGDIYEHVRRFARSGRIGYIHFRNVRGKMPRYVETFVDEGDIDMAEIIRILRDENYRGVLIPDHTPAMTCGASWHAGKAFALGYMKALVQNAEALGPSRSITASIAAE from the coding sequence ATGAAGATCGGCCTTGGACTTTACCGGGAGCAGCTCACCCCCGACAATTATCAGTTTGCGCAGCAAGCGGGTGCAACCCATGTCGTTGCGCACCTGACCAACTATTTTGCCGGCAAGGATCCCAAGATCGACAGCGGTGACACAGGTGGCTGGGGCGATTGTTCCGGCGACCGGCTGTGGTCTTATGAGGAACTGTCGGCTCTGGTGAAGGACGTGCGCGCCGGCGGTCTGGAGATTGCAGCGATCGAGAACTTCTCGCCGCGCTTCTGGCATGACGTGCTGCTCGACGGACCGGAGCGGGCTCAACAGATCGAGGGGCTGAAACAACTCATCAGAGACGCCGGACGCGCCGGCATTCCCTGCATCGGCTACAATTTTTCGCTTGCCGGTGTCTATGGGTGGACGCGCGGTCCCTATGCCCGCGGCGGCGCGGAATCCGTGGGCTTCGGCGTCGAAAACAGCATTGCACCCAGTCCGGACGCACCGATCCCGGATGGCATGGTCTGGAACATGCGCTATCGCCGCGCGGTCGCTGACGCGGCCTCCGTCTCGGTCAGTTCGGCTGAACTTTGGGACCGTCTTGGCCGTTTCCTGAAGGAGATCGTGCCCGTTGCCGAAGAGGCGGGCGTCGTGCTTGGCGCTCACCCGGACGATCCGCCGGCGGAGGAACTGCGCGGGACGGCACGGCTCGTCAACCGCCCGGAAAAGTACGACCGGCTGATGGCGATCGTGGATTCGCCCTCGAACGGTTTGGAACTCTGCCTCGGGTCGCTGCAGGAAATGCCGGGCGGCGACATCTATGAGCACGTTCGTCGCTTCGCCCGCTCCGGCCGCATCGGTTACATCCATTTCCGCAACGTGCGCGGAAAAATGCCGCGTTATGTTGAAACCTTCGTCGATGAGGGCGATATCGACATGGCCGAAATCATCCGCATCCTGCGTGACGAGAATTACCGGGGCGTGCTGATCCCCGACCATACGCCAGCCATGACCTGCGGTGCTTCCTGGCATGCGGGCAAGGCTTTCGCGCTTGGATACATGAAGGCGCTTGTGCAGAACGCCGAAGCTCTCGGACCGTCGCGGTCGATCACCGCGAGCATAGCGGCGGAATAG
- a CDS encoding superoxide dismutase: protein MTITRRTILVTGAAAAAATVFPLPHIARAALPLKQPALPFAEADLAPVISAKTVGLHYGKHHKAYFDKLNTLAAGSRYADMDLIEIVKAAAKSKGADDVKIFNNAAQAWNHVAYWDQFVPGGSNRPTGNLAASIDETFGGYDGFTKRAVDVSDTVFGTGWVWLTRDDDNKLALIGYEDGNNPVAVGRPAYLGIDIWEHAYYLDYENRKAEHIRAVLDRLINWKVVEERINA, encoded by the coding sequence ATGACCATAACCCGACGCACCATTCTCGTAACAGGCGCGGCGGCAGCTGCCGCAACAGTCTTTCCGCTCCCTCACATCGCCCGCGCAGCCTTGCCTTTGAAGCAACCGGCCCTTCCATTTGCGGAAGCTGATCTCGCGCCGGTCATTTCGGCAAAAACGGTTGGCCTGCATTACGGCAAACACCACAAGGCCTATTTCGACAAGCTCAACACACTGGCAGCTGGCAGCCGTTATGCGGATATGGACCTGATCGAGATCGTCAAGGCAGCCGCCAAATCGAAAGGCGCGGATGATGTCAAGATTTTCAACAATGCCGCGCAGGCCTGGAACCACGTTGCTTATTGGGATCAGTTCGTTCCCGGTGGCTCAAACCGGCCGACAGGCAATCTTGCAGCTTCTATTGACGAGACCTTCGGCGGCTATGACGGCTTTACCAAACGCGCCGTTGATGTGTCGGATACGGTGTTTGGAACCGGCTGGGTCTGGCTTACACGCGACGATGACAACAAGCTCGCCCTGATCGGATATGAAGACGGCAACAATCCCGTCGCCGTCGGCCGTCCCGCCTATCTCGGCATCGATATCTGGGAACACGCCTATTACCTGGATTATGAAAATCGCAAAGCCGAACATATCCGCGCGGTTCTCGACAGGTTGATCAACTGGAAGGTCGTTGAAGAGCGTATCAACGCCTGA
- a CDS encoding SMP-30/gluconolactonase/LRE family protein, protein MAREPVCVAPVGDRCGEGAVWSAPEAALYWTDINRFLIHRYDEETLAVRTWLFEEPVVAISLTDEDGRLLVALGSKLIWWWPQTDRRKDHGFVLPGAPRVRLNDGRTDPAGNFWVGSMKNNVLPDGQLGDVAPGEGILYRIAPDGAVSEWRAGLGISNTLCWSPGRSTFYFGDTLANEIYAFDYDVSKGAISAERHFFTGFERGSPDGSAIDSQGFLWNCRYGGRCLARIAPDGSLAEVIDMPVTNITTCAFGGVDLKTLYITTAGGGPAERLAGSLYAIRVDIAGLPENRYGAATP, encoded by the coding sequence ATGGCACGCGAACCTGTCTGTGTCGCGCCCGTGGGCGACCGCTGCGGTGAAGGTGCAGTCTGGTCGGCGCCGGAAGCGGCACTCTACTGGACCGACATCAACCGTTTTCTCATTCATCGCTACGACGAGGAAACACTCGCGGTCAGGACGTGGCTCTTCGAGGAGCCGGTGGTCGCTATCTCGCTCACAGACGAAGATGGCCGACTGCTTGTCGCCCTCGGCTCGAAGCTGATCTGGTGGTGGCCACAGACCGACCGGCGCAAGGATCACGGCTTTGTCCTGCCCGGTGCCCCACGCGTCCGCTTGAACGACGGACGCACCGATCCGGCCGGAAACTTCTGGGTCGGTTCCATGAAGAACAACGTCCTTCCCGATGGTCAACTGGGCGATGTGGCGCCCGGCGAAGGCATCCTCTACCGGATCGCGCCGGACGGCGCTGTCAGCGAATGGCGGGCTGGCCTTGGAATTTCCAATACGCTTTGCTGGAGTCCGGGCCGAAGCACCTTCTATTTTGGCGATACGCTCGCGAACGAAATTTACGCTTTCGACTACGATGTATCAAAGGGTGCCATATCGGCAGAGCGGCACTTCTTCACCGGCTTCGAGCGCGGTTCGCCCGACGGTTCGGCGATCGACAGCCAAGGCTTCCTCTGGAACTGCCGTTATGGCGGCCGTTGTCTGGCCCGCATCGCACCTGACGGCAGCCTGGCGGAGGTGATTGATATGCCGGTCACCAACATCACCACCTGCGCCTTCGGTGGCGTGGATCTGAAAACGCTCTACATCACAACGGCAGGCGGGGGACCCGCCGAGCGCCTCGCAGGCAGTCTCTATGCCATCCGGGTAGACATCGCCGGCCTTCCGGAAAACCGCTACGGAGCAGCGACACCATGA
- a CDS encoding ABC transporter permease gives MTLVNPTTEARGQNTLLKLLKTYPMEIILAALVIFLILVAPGFASTANMLNVLRTVSMLGIIAFGMTAVIISGEIDLSVGAGAALAGCIVAWFADRFAGVLGDWGAVAVGFAVALLLGFTLGYLTGRFRQWFNVPTFITTLALFAALRGVANLITGGFPLSSFPLGFDFLGGGYLFGIPFPVYIFALTFAVMHFLMKYTSFGREVYAVGGNMEAARLSGIDIWKVKALTLGLTGALTALSGTLIASQIGAGTGTTATGMELDVIAAVIIGGTSLFGGKGRIWGTLIGVLFLGCISNGMTLMNVSEYWQYVVRGGIILGAVLLNQVLERVR, from the coding sequence ATGACGCTTGTAAACCCGACAACGGAAGCCCGTGGCCAGAATACGCTGCTCAAGCTTCTCAAGACCTACCCGATGGAGATCATCCTCGCGGCACTGGTGATTTTCCTCATCCTGGTTGCGCCCGGCTTTGCCTCGACTGCCAATATGCTCAATGTGCTTCGTACCGTCTCCATGCTTGGCATCATCGCCTTCGGCATGACGGCCGTGATCATTAGCGGCGAGATCGACTTGTCTGTCGGTGCCGGCGCCGCCCTCGCCGGCTGCATCGTCGCCTGGTTCGCGGACCGCTTTGCCGGCGTCCTCGGCGATTGGGGCGCAGTCGCGGTCGGCTTTGCCGTGGCGCTCCTGCTCGGTTTCACGCTCGGCTATCTCACCGGCCGTTTCCGCCAATGGTTTAACGTGCCGACCTTCATCACCACGCTCGCCCTGTTTGCGGCGCTGCGCGGCGTTGCCAACCTCATCACCGGCGGTTTCCCACTGTCGTCCTTCCCGCTCGGCTTCGATTTCCTCGGCGGCGGATACCTCTTCGGCATTCCGTTTCCGGTCTATATATTCGCGCTCACTTTTGCCGTCATGCACTTCCTGATGAAGTACACGAGCTTCGGTCGCGAGGTTTATGCCGTCGGCGGCAATATGGAAGCTGCCCGCCTTTCCGGTATCGACATCTGGAAGGTGAAGGCGCTGACACTGGGCCTCACCGGCGCACTGACGGCCCTTTCAGGCACGTTGATCGCCTCGCAGATTGGCGCTGGAACCGGGACGACGGCCACCGGCATGGAGCTCGACGTCATCGCAGCCGTGATCATCGGTGGCACCTCGCTCTTCGGCGGCAAGGGCCGCATCTGGGGCACTCTCATTGGCGTCCTGTTCCTCGGCTGCATCTCTAATGGCATGACACTGATGAATGTCAGTGAATATTGGCAGTACGTCGTGCGCGGCGGTATCATCCTCGGCGCCGTGCTTCTCAACCAAGTTCTGGAACGGGTGCGTTGA
- a CDS encoding SDR family NAD(P)-dependent oxidoreductase, translated as MTEFKEKIALVTGTSGIGLASAIRLASSGATVLACGNDAATNEIFDRIAKERDLPMSARSTDVAVEAEVEAAVRETVLRHGGLDIIVNAAAVHPFGTVLDTSAETFARCLAVNVGSIYLTGRFGIPEMAKRGGGAIVNISSVQGHACQQNVAAYVASKGAIHALTRAMALDHAAAKVRVNSVSPGSVRTPLLALAARTYGGEGVSEAEAFARFGAAHPIGRIGEPEEVAELVAYLASDRAAFVTGSDFRIDGGLTAGIGVK; from the coding sequence ATGACTGAATTCAAGGAAAAAATCGCGCTCGTCACCGGCACCTCCGGGATCGGTCTTGCCTCGGCGATCCGTCTGGCGTCATCAGGCGCGACCGTGCTTGCATGCGGTAACGACGCCGCCACCAACGAGATCTTCGACCGCATCGCCAAGGAGCGCGACCTGCCGATGTCGGCACGGTCCACCGATGTCGCCGTGGAGGCAGAGGTCGAGGCGGCCGTGCGCGAAACAGTCCTGCGCCATGGCGGGCTCGATATCATCGTCAACGCCGCAGCCGTCCACCCTTTTGGCACGGTGCTCGATACCAGCGCCGAGACCTTTGCCCGCTGCCTCGCCGTCAATGTCGGCTCCATCTACCTCACCGGTCGCTTCGGCATTCCGGAGATGGCGAAGCGCGGCGGCGGTGCGATCGTCAACATCTCCTCGGTACAGGGCCATGCCTGCCAGCAGAACGTTGCAGCCTATGTCGCCTCCAAGGGCGCCATACATGCACTGACCCGCGCCATGGCGCTTGACCATGCGGCAGCGAAAGTCCGGGTGAATTCAGTAAGCCCCGGATCGGTGCGCACGCCGCTGCTTGCGCTTGCGGCCCGCACCTATGGCGGTGAGGGTGTCAGCGAAGCGGAAGCCTTCGCCCGCTTCGGCGCCGCGCACCCCATCGGTCGCATCGGTGAACCGGAGGAAGTGGCGGAACTCGTGGCCTATCTCGCCTCCGACCGCGCAGCCTTCGTCACCGGCTCGGACTTCCGCATAGACGGTGGCCTTACCGCCGGCATTGGCGTCAAATAA